GCCGCGAACTCGTCCTCGTCCAGCCGCAGCACCTCGCCGCCGTCCGCCGACACCCACAGGTCCAGGTCCAGGTCCTCGACCAGCACCTCGGACCCGTCGGCGGCCACCACGGCGGGCCGGGTCACGTCGCAGTACCAGCCCTTGAGCGTGCCGTCGCCGGACCGGACCTCCTTCACCGCGTACCAGCGGTCCCGCCAGTAGTGCTCGGTGAAGACGTCACCCGGCTCGAAGCGCACGAAGCCGAAGTCCCGGACGCCCTCGGCCGCCCAGGGCGCCCGGACGGTCAGCCGGACCCCGTCGTCGGTCAGCAGCTCCGCCGGGTAGCGGATCTTCGTCCGCCCCGCCTTCACCAGGGCGATCTCAACCGGCCGTGCGGACATGACGGACCTCCTTCGCGCCGACCTCGTACCCGAACCACGTGTTGATGGCCAGCATCGGCCCGTTCCCGGTGTCGTTGCCGGTGAAGGCCTCCGTGCAGCCCGCCGCCCGCGCCAGGTGCAGGGCGTGGTTCTTCGCCAGCTTGGCCAGCCCCCGGCCCCGGAACTCCGGCGCCGTGCCGGTCATCCCCGACCCGAAGCGGCCGAGCCCGTCGGTCTGGGCCGCGGTGAACGCCGCCGGGCGCCCGTCGACCAGCGCCACCGTGGTCAGCTCGCGGTCGAGCAGCGGGTGGTTCCAGGTGGACTCCAGCCAGTGCGCGTAGTCGGTCAGCTCGGCGGCGACGTCGCCCGGCTCGTCGGCCGTGGTCAGCGCGTCCAGCTCGAACAGCGGGCGCGGATCGGCGGCGAAGGCCGTCGCCTGGCGCAGCTCGACCCCGGCGGGGAGCTCCCGCAGCGGCGGCAGTTCGGCGGTGGTCAGGTCGAGGCGCAGGAAGTAGGCGGAGCGGCTGGCCGCGTAGCCGTGCCGCCCGGCGAAGGCGCGGTTCGCCGGCTCGTCCAGGACCCAGCTGTAGAACGTGCTCGCCCCCGCCGAGGCCAGGTGCTCCTCGGCGGCCCGCAGCAGCAGC
The DNA window shown above is from Streptomyces showdoensis and carries:
- a CDS encoding DUF402 domain-containing protein; protein product: MSARPVEIALVKAGRTKIRYPAELLTDDGVRLTVRAPWAAEGVRDFGFVRFEPGDVFTEHYWRDRWYAVKEVRSGDGTLKGWYCDVTRPAVVAADGSEVLVEDLDLDLWVSADGGEVLRLDEDEFAASGLAAADPEAAGRAVRALDELDALGRDGLVELLGGEG
- a CDS encoding GNAT family N-acetyltransferase, giving the protein MTVIVRDVRPELPEDAEGFARVRRAALPFMLATGAQVAFDWAHAHPDAHQRPLVAEADGEIVGTAQVSLAHESPEPGIGNVNVYVHPAHRGRGAGALLLRAAEEHLASAGASTFYSWVLDEPANRAFAGRHGYAASRSAYFLRLDLTTAELPPLRELPAGVELRQATAFAADPRPLFELDALTTADEPGDVAAELTDYAHWLESTWNHPLLDRELTTVALVDGRPAAFTAAQTDGLGRFGSGMTGTAPEFRGRGLAKLAKNHALHLARAAGCTEAFTGNDTGNGPMLAINTWFGYEVGAKEVRHVRTAG